In the Sarcophilus harrisii chromosome 1, mSarHar1.11, whole genome shotgun sequence genome, one interval contains:
- the LOC105749388 gene encoding uncharacterized protein PB18E9.04c-like produces MEANKTLTPLISPSNSTISLEPRTIFISPSMPSMPSHTSIPTLMTPTQLSPASSSVTFPKYKPVSKIPPCASRSAPTFPTAQTPVTIPKHPHHGNITSKIPFHCNLTPISEYPPATKSAPITTTFPVIPTRKFPSSCSLASTLSWASSLKAASHLSPSPSFVIPPTPETIASKSSTPRSLSPSDCADVQKDPSEPSPKSDPDQTSIPTGAGEVIPGIPFNYTCAATSTPSVLLTSKATSTNAVSLGNPPNCISSSPPTCPLSSKLIPAISRSISCVLLRGHPSSCVCMSTSTSTLNVKSPPTSRATSISALFSGIPSNCICNSISTSTSKTPPVSKATSICELCPGVPCNCMCNTVSLSQFSSKSPPTSKATSTYNSPKDYSSNCISSCTFSPKSLFASTATSVCEVLPGIPSNCICNSTPSTFSPKFPPTSKATSTCDLFKDNPSNCICNSTSPSILSPKSILASAATSICDLLLGLPSNCIRPSTSTVTFIPKSPPVSKATHTCDLPKDSNCICNSTLIAPLSPKSPPTSKATSTRELSFGNPCSFINNSISTSPQNPRSTPIPIPSKSTPKYHCILFPQEAHFTPAVTSTSPLFPSSSPPIVTSPCTSPRSYRSDVLASKYAPASASSTFSSKNTPASISMSIPDCKSVGTSISIPLQKFTPRSPSPSKHTLRSTAEPVTSCVSATTSTATPIYTSTIPAVVTSNLESSSKSRPSIIFPLFPYNFTPSPPTTHKSDTSSLSPEAPLTPEFPRKFMPLSTSV; encoded by the coding sequence ATGGAAGCAAACAAAACGCTTACTCCTTTGATTTCTCCTTCTAACTCTACCATTTCACTAGAACCTAGAACTATCTTCATCTCTCCTTCTATGCCTTCTATGCCCTCGCACACATCTATACCTACCCTCATGACTCCCACCCAGCTTTCCCCTGCCTCTTCTTCTGTAACCTTCCCCAAATATAAACCTGTTAGTAAAATCCCTCCATGTGCCTCTAGATCGGCACCTACATTCCCAACTGCACAGACACCAGTAACGATCCCTAAACATCCACACCATGGCAACATAacttctaaaattccttttcatTGTAACTTGACACCTATCTCAGAATATCCTCCTGCCACTAAATCTGCTCCTATAACCACAACATTTCCTGTTATACCAACCCGTAAATTTCCCTCTAGCTGTAGCTTAGCCTCTACTTTGTCATGGGCATCTAGCTTAAAAGCAGCCAGTcatctctctccatccccttcaTTTGTAATTCCACCCACACCTGAAACAATTGCCTCCAAATCTTCTACACCTAGATCTCTATCGCCATCTGATTGTGCAGATGTTCAGAAGGATCCATCTGAACCTTCTCCCAAATCTGATCCTGACCAGACATCTATACCTACTGGTGCTGGAGAAGTTATCCCTGGGATTCCCTTTAATTATACCTGTGCTGCTACCTCAACACCTTCAGTCTTGCTTACTTCCAAAGCTACATCGACCAATGCAGTATCTCTTGGGAATCCTCCTAATTGCATCAGTAGCTCTCCCCCAACATGTCCACTTAGCTCCAAATTGATTCCAGCTATCTCCAGATCTATCTCTTGTGTCTTATTACGTGGACATCCCTCTAGTTGTGTCTGTATGTCTACCTCCACCTCTACGCTTAATGTCAAATCTCCTCCCACATCCAGAGCTACATCTATCTCTGCCTTATTCTCCGGGATTCCCTCTAACTGTATCTGTAACTCTATCTCCACATCAACCTCCAAAACTCCTCCTGTATCTAAAGCTACATCTATCTGTGAGCTATGCCCTGGGGTTCCCTGTAACTGCATGTGTAACACTGTCTCGCTGTCTCAATTTAGCTCCAAATCtcctcctacatccaaagccacATCTACTTATAACTCACCCAAAGATTATTCTTCTAACTGCATCTCATCTTGTACATTTAGCCCCAAATCTCTTTTTGCATCTACAGCTACATCTGTCTGTGAGGTACTCCCTGGGATTCCCTCTAATTGTATCTGTAATTCTACCCCTTCTACATTTAGCCCCAAATTTCCTCCTACATCCAAAGCAACATCTACCTGTGACTTATTCAAGGATAATCCTTCTAACTGTATCTGTAACTCTACCTCACCATCTATACTTAGCCCCAAATCTATTCTTGCATCCGCAGCTACATCTATCTGTGACCTCCTCCTTGGGCTTCCTTCTAACTGTATTCGTCCCTCTACCTCCACAGTTACATTTATCCCCAAATCTCCTCCTGTATCCAAAGCAACACATACCTGTGACTTACCCAAGGATTCTAATTGTATATGTAACTCTACCTTAATAGCTCCACTTAGCCCCAAATCTCCTCCTACATCCAAAGCTACATCTACCCGTGAATTATCCTTTGGAAATCCCTGCAGTTTTATCAACAACTCTATCTCAACATCTCCACAGAACCCCAGATCTACTCCTATCCCAATACCCTCTAAATCCACACCTAAATATCACTGTATACTTTTCCCTCAGGAAGCTCATTTTACCCCTGCTGTTACCTCAACATCTCCATTGTTCCCAAGTTCTAGTCCACCTATCGTCACATCCCCCTGTACTTCTCCACGTTCTTATCGCTCTGATGTTTTAGCTTCAAAATATGCTCCTGCCTCAGCATCttctacattttcttctaaaaatactcctgcatctatatctatgtctataccTGATTGTAAATCTGTAGGTACTTCAATATCTATACCCCTGCAGAAATTTACTCCTCGTTCTCCATCTCCCTCTAAACATACACTTAGGTCCACAGCTGAGCCTGTGACTTCATGTGTTTCTGCAACTACCTCTACAGCTACACCTATTTACACATCTACAATTCCAGCTGTAGTCACTTCTAACTTAGAATCTTCCTCTAAATCTAGACCATCTATCATTTTCCCACTCTTTCCATATAACTTTACACCATCCCCTCCTACTACCCATAAATCTGACACTTCTTCTCTCAGCCCTGAAGCCCCATTGACACCTGAATTTCCACGCAAATTCATGCCTCTCTCAACATCTGTATGA